The following proteins are encoded in a genomic region of Hymenobacter siberiensis:
- a CDS encoding IS5 family transposase translates to MEVLSKDMIRQWILPALTFSAHGRPSVVEPAELVEAILYKLKSGCQWRLLPVKQFFTGASLTWQGVYARFNAWRKDGSWQGVWLRLLRENGAHLDCSSVQLDGSHTPAKNGGEAVGYQGRKKARTTTALFLADNRGQPLACASPQAGNHHDTHQLNALFGEICASLEAANIPVAGLFLNADKAFDTQGFRQECARRDIEANIPRNRRAADWQTDDDTFFDPELYRRRVVVEHANAWLDGFKTLLVRYETSVGNWLAWHWLAFVVIFLRKINQKPTF, encoded by the coding sequence ATGGAAGTCCTGTCCAAAGATATGATTCGCCAATGGATTCTGCCCGCGCTCACCTTCTCCGCCCATGGCCGCCCCTCGGTCGTGGAGCCGGCCGAGTTGGTGGAAGCCATTCTCTACAAACTCAAAAGCGGCTGTCAATGGCGATTATTGCCTGTTAAACAGTTTTTTACGGGCGCATCGCTGACCTGGCAGGGCGTGTACGCCCGCTTTAATGCGTGGCGCAAGGACGGGTCCTGGCAAGGGGTATGGCTCCGCTTGTTGCGCGAAAACGGGGCCCATCTGGACTGTTCCAGCGTCCAACTCGACGGCAGCCACACGCCCGCCAAGAACGGCGGGGAGGCCGTCGGCTATCAGGGCCGCAAGAAAGCCCGTACCACCACAGCCCTCTTCTTGGCCGATAACCGGGGACAACCGCTGGCCTGCGCCAGCCCGCAGGCGGGCAACCACCACGACACCCACCAGCTCAACGCCTTGTTCGGGGAAATCTGCGCCTCGCTCGAAGCGGCCAATATTCCCGTCGCCGGGCTGTTTCTGAACGCCGACAAAGCCTTTGACACCCAAGGCTTTCGTCAGGAATGCGCCCGGCGCGACATCGAGGCCAACATTCCCCGCAACCGCCGCGCCGCCGACTGGCAGACCGACGACGACACCTTTTTCGACCCCGAACTCTACCGCCGCCGCGTCGTGGTCGAACACGCCAACGCCTGGCTCGACGGCTTTAAAACCTTGCTCGTGCGCTACGAAACCAGCGTCGGCAATTGGCTGGCCTGGCACTGGCTCGCCTTCGTCGTCATCTTTTTGCGAAAAATTAATCAAAAGCCGACTTTCTAA
- the tsaB gene encoding tRNA (adenosine(37)-N6)-threonylcarbamoyltransferase complex dimerization subunit type 1 TsaB, with product MLLLSLETSSPICSVALHRVADGSLVGQSELRLDKSHSTHLTILIEQLLANTGHQLADLAAVAVSDGPGSYTGLRIGAAAAKGLCFALDIPLVAVSTLKALAAQVAAGTARPENFLFCPMLDARRQEVYAAIYACDGQEVLAPTPLILDADTLAEQLANNSVLLFGNGAAKFQVVLGESAQAGFLAGIEPSAISVGQLGVAAFHRQEFQDVAYYEPFYLKEVYTTTPKKQPL from the coding sequence ATGCTTCTCCTTTCCCTCGAAACCTCATCCCCCATCTGCTCAGTCGCCCTACACCGCGTGGCCGACGGCTCCCTGGTCGGCCAGTCCGAGCTGCGGCTCGATAAGTCGCACTCCACCCACCTCACCATCCTCATCGAGCAGCTGCTCGCAAACACCGGCCACCAGCTGGCCGACCTTGCCGCCGTGGCCGTGAGCGACGGGCCCGGTTCCTACACTGGCCTGCGCATCGGGGCCGCCGCCGCTAAGGGCCTGTGCTTCGCGCTCGATATTCCGCTGGTGGCCGTGAGCACGCTCAAAGCGCTGGCGGCGCAGGTGGCGGCCGGCACTGCCCGGCCCGAAAACTTCCTTTTTTGCCCCATGCTGGATGCCCGGCGGCAGGAAGTTTACGCCGCCATCTATGCCTGCGACGGGCAGGAGGTGCTGGCTCCCACGCCTCTCATCCTCGACGCCGATACGCTGGCCGAACAATTGGCCAATAATTCCGTGTTGTTATTTGGCAATGGCGCGGCGAAGTTTCAGGTGGTGCTGGGGGAGTCGGCGCAGGCTGGTTTCCTGGCGGGGATTGAGCCTTCGGCTATTTCGGTGGGGCAACTGGGCGTAGCTGCATTCCACCGGCAGGAATTTCAGGATGTGGCGTACTACGAGCCGTTTTATCTGAAAGAAGTGTATACCACCACGCCGAAAAAACAGCCATTATGA
- a CDS encoding DUF2480 family protein — METEPLFVNRVANSGLVTLNLEELIHPGERVVYDIKDNLFHGLMLREKDFREFVKTNDWTPYDGKNVAIICSADAIVPTWAYMLLATKLQNHAHRYVFGNLDALEQSLFEEAIAAIDIEEYRDGKVVVKGCGNVPVPTFAYVAIMQKLLPVTSSVMYGEPCSTVPLYKKPKAASTAE; from the coding sequence ATGGAAACCGAACCCCTCTTCGTCAACCGCGTCGCCAACTCCGGCCTCGTCACCCTCAACCTGGAAGAGCTCATCCACCCCGGCGAGCGGGTGGTGTACGACATCAAAGACAACCTCTTCCACGGCCTCATGCTGCGCGAAAAGGATTTCCGCGAGTTCGTGAAAACCAACGACTGGACGCCCTACGACGGCAAAAACGTCGCCATCATCTGCTCGGCCGATGCCATTGTGCCCACCTGGGCCTACATGCTGCTCGCCACCAAGCTCCAGAACCACGCCCACCGCTACGTCTTCGGCAACCTCGACGCCCTGGAGCAGTCGCTCTTTGAAGAAGCCATCGCCGCGATTGATATCGAAGAATACCGCGACGGCAAAGTAGTAGTGAAGGGTTGCGGCAATGTGCCCGTACCCACGTTTGCCTACGTGGCCATTATGCAAAAGCTACTGCCCGTCACCAGCAGCGTCATGTACGGCGAGCCATGCAGCACCGTGCCGCTTTACAAAAAGCCTAAAGCAGCCAGCACAGCGGAGTAG
- a CDS encoding APC family permease, translated as MKATTPPNLPYKITFLTGAAIVIANMVGTGVFTSLGFQVIGIQSGFALLMLWLVGGLIAICGAVCYGELAAAMPRSGGEYHYLSQIYHPALGFLSGWVSATVGFAAPTALAALALGEYARRVWPGLQPTWLSVAVVLVLTFVHGSSTRAGSRLQVAITALKVAVLVLFIGAGMLMGEGQPLSFAPDAAGWQALVSPAFAVSLVYVSYAYSGWNAAVYLTGEIENPRRNLSRILLVGTAVVLLLYIGLNYVFLRSTPLVGLKGQVEVGFVAATSLFGAAGGRLMGGVIAALLVSTISSMIFAGPRIVQTMGEDIPALHFLAPKSRAGIPVRALLLQMALTLAFILKPSFQGVLVYAGFVLNLFTFLTVLGLFILRWQQPNLPRPYRAWGYPVTPLIFLGLSGWTLAFILRDKPVESLYGLATLAVGALVYFLTMYLANRRPAPLAKGAP; from the coding sequence GTGAAGGCAACTACTCCCCCCAATCTCCCCTATAAAATTACTTTCCTCACCGGCGCGGCTATCGTCATTGCCAACATGGTGGGTACGGGCGTATTTACCAGCCTTGGTTTCCAGGTAATCGGTATCCAGAGTGGCTTTGCGCTGCTGATGCTGTGGCTCGTGGGCGGCCTCATTGCCATCTGCGGTGCGGTGTGCTACGGCGAGCTAGCCGCCGCCATGCCCCGTTCGGGGGGCGAATACCATTACCTCAGCCAGATTTATCATCCCGCGCTGGGTTTTTTGTCGGGCTGGGTATCGGCCACGGTGGGCTTTGCGGCCCCCACGGCGCTGGCCGCCCTGGCGCTGGGCGAGTATGCCCGGCGCGTGTGGCCGGGCCTCCAGCCTACTTGGCTTTCGGTAGCGGTGGTTTTGGTACTCACCTTTGTGCACGGCAGCAGCACTCGCGCCGGTAGCCGGTTGCAAGTTGCCATCACGGCCCTCAAAGTAGCCGTATTAGTGCTTTTTATTGGCGCGGGTATGCTAATGGGGGAGGGGCAGCCCTTGAGTTTCGCCCCCGATGCCGCTGGTTGGCAAGCCTTGGTAAGCCCTGCGTTCGCCGTATCGTTGGTGTATGTGAGCTATGCTTACTCGGGCTGGAATGCCGCCGTGTACCTCACTGGCGAAATAGAAAATCCCCGGCGTAATCTCTCTCGCATTCTGTTGGTTGGCACCGCCGTCGTACTCCTATTATATATAGGGCTCAATTACGTGTTTCTCCGCTCCACTCCATTGGTTGGGTTAAAGGGGCAGGTAGAGGTAGGATTTGTGGCCGCAACCTCACTTTTTGGGGCAGCCGGGGGGCGGCTAATGGGGGGCGTAATTGCAGCTCTGCTCGTTTCCACCATCAGCTCGATGATTTTTGCCGGGCCCCGCATCGTCCAGACGATGGGGGAGGACATTCCGGCGCTGCACTTTCTGGCCCCCAAAAGCCGCGCCGGCATTCCGGTACGGGCATTATTGCTGCAAATGGCCCTCACGCTGGCCTTTATTCTGAAGCCCAGTTTTCAGGGCGTGTTGGTTTACGCCGGCTTTGTGCTGAATCTATTCACCTTCCTCACGGTGTTGGGTCTTTTTATTCTTCGTTGGCAGCAGCCTAATCTGCCGCGTCCTTATCGTGCCTGGGGGTATCCTGTTACGCCGCTCATTTTTCTGGGTCTCAGTGGCTGGACCCTTGCCTTTATTCTGCGCGATAAACCAGTAGAGTCGCTTTATGGCCTGGCTACTTTGGCCGTGGGCGCACTGGTGTACTTCCTCACTATGTACCTGGCAAATCGTCGTCCCGCCCCGTTGGCTAAAGGGGCACCGTAA
- a CDS encoding serine hydrolase has translation MRLTPGDSPLLDSLIHTKPLLTRIATNPQYELQIIYTQINRDAQNRPTFTPHTYHLNPRQYFNPASLVKLPVVALSLEKLNDLHNPRVTRRTIMTTGTAFRCQTPVPFAAPADSDRTATVGNYIKRMLLVSDNVAYNRLYEFLGQRSLNERLTQLGYPTVRITRRFAPCDTAANRHTNPISFHTPQGDTLYQQLAQYNPITYTSPLGRVLKGRAHQAGGRVIPTPYDFTTANNLPLPDITTLLQSILFPESVPATQRLRLTPTDYAFLCRYLHATPHESGFRTYTPARYFDAYKKYLYYGRNPDLPHQSALRIYNIVGMSHGYLADIAYFADYLHQSEFLLSAVLYVNQNGIINDGTYEYESIGQPFLAQLGRQIQQYEAQRPRQYRPNLTEFFAPEPIR, from the coding sequence GTGAGGTTAACGCCAGGAGACTCCCCCCTCCTAGACTCCCTAATCCACACAAAACCTTTATTAACAAGAATAGCTACCAACCCCCAATACGAGCTCCAAATCATCTACACCCAAATCAACCGCGACGCCCAGAACCGCCCCACCTTCACCCCCCACACCTACCACCTCAACCCCCGCCAGTACTTCAACCCCGCCAGCCTGGTCAAACTACCCGTCGTCGCCCTCTCCCTCGAAAAGCTCAACGACCTCCACAACCCCCGCGTCACCCGCCGCACCATCATGACCACCGGCACCGCCTTCCGCTGCCAAACCCCCGTCCCCTTCGCCGCCCCCGCCGACTCCGACCGCACCGCCACCGTCGGCAACTACATCAAGCGCATGCTCCTCGTCAGCGACAACGTCGCCTACAACCGCCTCTACGAATTCCTCGGCCAGCGCTCCCTCAACGAGCGCCTCACCCAACTCGGCTACCCCACCGTCCGCATCACGCGCCGCTTCGCCCCCTGCGATACTGCCGCCAATCGCCACACCAACCCCATCAGCTTCCACACCCCCCAGGGTGATACCCTCTATCAGCAACTCGCCCAATACAATCCCATCACCTACACCAGCCCCCTCGGCCGCGTCCTCAAAGGCCGCGCCCACCAGGCCGGCGGCCGCGTCATCCCCACCCCCTACGATTTCACCACCGCCAATAACCTCCCGCTCCCCGATATCACCACTCTCCTCCAAAGCATCCTCTTCCCCGAATCCGTCCCCGCCACCCAACGCCTCCGCCTCACCCCAACTGATTACGCCTTCCTCTGCCGCTACCTCCACGCCACCCCCCACGAGTCCGGCTTCCGCACCTACACCCCCGCCCGCTACTTCGATGCCTACAAAAAGTACCTCTACTACGGCCGCAACCCCGACCTTCCCCACCAATCTGCCCTCCGCATCTATAACATCGTAGGCATGTCCCACGGCTACCTCGCCGATATTGCCTACTTCGCCGACTACCTCCACCAGTCTGAATTCCTCCTCAGCGCCGTCCTATACGTCAACCAAAACGGCATCATCAACGACGGCACCTACGAATACGAAAGCATCGGCCAGCCCTTCCTCGCCCAATTAGGCCGCCAAATCCAGCAATACGAAGCCCAACGCCCCCGCCAATACCGTCCCAACCTCACCGAATTCTTCGCCCCCGAGCCAATTCGCTAA